In the genome of Gadus morhua chromosome 14, gadMor3.0, whole genome shotgun sequence, one region contains:
- the LOC115558878 gene encoding kinesin-like protein KIF26B has product MTSLTGTKERSVNRSRRYGGPDTSPTKSASFSPETWYRRAYEESRGAARPAPEGAGSMPSSTGTPSPGSGTSSPGSFSGSPGTVSPGIGTGSPGSLGGSPGFGTGSPASGSGSSPGSERGGWCEDCNARLEELKGQALTLLIPGPCSSKRVSRETLHTGFCPVAPCVVGAVLSLEVLSLEVLSLELLSLELLSLEVLSLEVLSLELLSLEVLSLEVLSL; this is encoded by the exons ATGACGTCGCTAACGGGGACCAAGGAGAGGTCCGTGAACCGGAGCAGGAGATACGGG GGGCCCGACACCTCCCCGACCAAATCGGCGTCCTTCTCCCCGGAGACCTGGTACCGCCGGGCGTACGAGGAGTCCCGGGGCGCGGCCCGGCCCGCCCCGGAGGGCGCCGGGTCCATGCCCAGCTCCACGGGCACGCCCTCCCCCGGCTCGGGCACCTCGTCCCCCGGCTCCTTCTCCGGCTCCCCGGGGACGGTGTCCCCCGGGATCGGGACGGGCTCCCCGGGGTCCCTGGGCGGCTCCCCGGGCTTCGGGACGGGCTCCCCGGCCTCGGGCAGCGGCAGCTCCCCCGGGAGCGAGCGCGGCGGCTGGTGTGAGGACTGCAACGCgcggctggaggagctgaagggACAGGCGCTCACACTGCTGATCCCCGGACCCTGCTCCAGCAAG AGGGTCTCCAGAGAGACGCTCCACACCGGGTTCTGTCCTGTAGCGCCATGCGTGGTCGGGGCTGTACTGAGCCTGGAGGTCCTCAGCCTGGAGGTCCTCAGCCTGGAGCTCCTCAGCCTGGAGCTCCTCAGCCTGGAGGTCCTCAGCCTGGAGGTCCTCAGCCTGGAGCTCCTCAGCCTGGAGGTCCTCAGCCTGGAGGTCCTCAGCCTGTAG